The following are from one region of the Calditrichota bacterium genome:
- a CDS encoding MFS transporter, whose product MSKVYKPQNNLSWILFIVVLAQFCGTSLWFAGNGVMNDLLSTFHLEKSALGHLTSAVQFGFISGSFLFALLTIADRFSPSRVFFMSALSGAIFNLGTIWSGNTLFSLIIFRFLVGFSLAGIYPVGMKIIADYYKEGLGKSLSFLVGAVVLGTAFPHLLKDFTGSSGFPWRSVLFFTSSLAFVGGLLILFFVPDGPYRKQSNKLDLSALFTVFRNRNFRAAAFGYFGHMWELYSFWAFLPVILGTYSSIYPQADLNISTLSFLVIGSGGLACFAGGFASQKIGVKKTASLAIFFSGLCCLVSPAIFFIGSPIILIGFLVFWGWVVVADSPLFSTLVAGNVEAETKGTALTIVNSIGFAITIVSIQLINFMQDIFDPKYIYLVLAIGPIFGLISLNTNNNIPANENAA is encoded by the coding sequence CTGAGTAAAGTATATAAACCCCAAAATAATCTTTCCTGGATTTTATTCATTGTAGTTTTAGCACAATTCTGTGGAACATCTTTATGGTTTGCCGGCAATGGAGTGATGAATGATTTGCTTTCTACTTTTCATCTTGAAAAAAGCGCTTTGGGTCATTTAACTTCAGCCGTTCAGTTTGGATTCATTTCAGGTTCTTTTCTTTTCGCTTTGCTTACAATCGCAGATCGTTTTTCTCCATCCCGCGTTTTTTTTATGAGTGCATTGTCTGGAGCAATTTTTAATCTTGGTACAATTTGGTCTGGCAACACCTTATTCAGTTTAATTATTTTCAGGTTTTTGGTTGGTTTCTCATTGGCAGGAATATATCCGGTTGGAATGAAAATCATCGCTGATTACTACAAAGAAGGTTTGGGAAAATCTTTAAGTTTTTTAGTCGGTGCAGTTGTTTTAGGAACAGCCTTTCCACATTTGCTTAAAGATTTTACAGGAAGCAGCGGTTTCCCATGGCGATCCGTTCTCTTTTTTACATCCTCTCTTGCATTTGTAGGAGGACTGCTGATACTGTTTTTTGTACCCGACGGCCCGTACCGAAAACAAAGTAATAAGCTGGATTTAAGCGCATTGTTCACTGTTTTCAGAAATCGTAACTTTCGTGCGGCCGCGTTTGGATATTTTGGGCATATGTGGGAGCTTTACAGTTTTTGGGCTTTTCTCCCGGTAATTTTAGGCACCTATTCTTCAATATATCCTCAGGCAGATTTGAATATATCAACCCTTTCTTTTTTGGTAATAGGCTCAGGTGGATTGGCTTGTTTTGCCGGTGGTTTTGCATCTCAAAAAATTGGTGTAAAGAAAACCGCGTCTTTGGCTATATTTTTCTCAGGACTTTGTTGCCTTGTTTCACCAGCAATCTTTTTTATAGGTTCTCCCATAATTCTGATTGGATTTCTAGTTTTTTGGGGATGGGTGGTCGTGGCAGACTCGCCACTTTTTTCAACGCTTGTGGCAGGTAATGTGGAAGCAGAAACAAAAGGGACTGCTTTAACAATTGTTAACAGCATAGGTTTTGCCATTACAATTGTTAGTATTCAGCTGATAAATTTTATGCAGGATATATTTGATCCAAAATATATTTATTTAGTTTTGGCAATTGGTCCAATCTTTGGATTAATATCTTTGAATACTAATAATAATATTCCAGCCAATGAAAACGCAGCATAA
- a CDS encoding response regulator, producing the protein MKILIIEDVVINIRLLEKILNDYGSCDSVRSGKDGLQLFKAAQKKNKPYDLICLDIFMPGISGFEVLQQIRQIDKGLKKVKIIMTTSSDEEEDVIKAIRYGCDSYMLKPYNKKDIEEKLIQFGLFKPDVVDKDSKEKEGE; encoded by the coding sequence ATGAAAATACTGATCATAGAAGATGTCGTAATTAATATAAGACTATTGGAAAAAATACTTAATGATTATGGTTCGTGTGATTCGGTAAGATCTGGTAAAGATGGGTTACAATTATTCAAGGCAGCTCAAAAAAAAAACAAACCATACGATTTGATTTGTCTAGATATTTTTATGCCTGGGATTTCCGGATTTGAAGTTTTGCAGCAAATTCGACAGATCGATAAAGGATTAAAAAAAGTTAAAATAATAATGACAACCTCTTCGGATGAGGAGGAAGACGTTATTAAAGCTATACGTTATGGATGTGACAGCTACATGTTAAAACCATATAATAAGAAAGATATAGAGGAAAAATTAATACAATTTGGGCTTTTTAAGCCTGATGTGGTTGACAAGGATAGTAAAGAAAAAGAAGGTGAGTAG
- a CDS encoding type II toxin-antitoxin system VapC family toxin: protein MKQNSYLLDTHALLFWVNQSEVSGNFIKHFDNQQQKGNVAVSAISFWEIALLVKKKRIKIGDVQNWKNELFNNTNLRLINIDVSEMITSTTLPDFHKDPFDRLLIAQAKLHKTLLVTKDKQIQKYDVQTFWME from the coding sequence ATGAAGCAGAATAGCTACTTACTCGATACGCATGCTTTATTATTCTGGGTAAATCAATCAGAAGTATCTGGAAATTTTATTAAACACTTTGACAATCAGCAGCAAAAGGGGAATGTTGCAGTTTCTGCAATATCATTTTGGGAAATCGCGTTACTTGTAAAAAAAAAGCGGATCAAAATTGGGGATGTCCAAAACTGGAAAAACGAATTGTTTAACAATACCAACCTTCGGTTAATTAATATAGATGTTTCCGAAATGATTACTTCAACTACTTTACCGGATTTTCATAAAGACCCTTTTGACCGTTTGCTAATTGCCCAGGCAAAACTCCACAAAACCCTTTTGGTGACAAAAGATAAGCAGATTCAAAAATATGATGTACAAACATTTTGGATGGAATAA
- a CDS encoding type II toxin-antitoxin system Phd/YefM family antitoxin: MITISVTNFRNNMFTYLEKIEAGETIILERNKKEVARLVPSKQTNWRERMSSKPEILVSAEKLIEPIEDIWEDYL; encoded by the coding sequence ATGATTACTATTAGTGTCACAAACTTCCGCAACAATATGTTTACTTACCTGGAAAAAATTGAAGCAGGAGAAACCATAATCCTTGAACGTAACAAAAAGGAAGTTGCACGTTTGGTACCTTCCAAACAAACAAATTGGCGTGAGCGAATGAGTTCAAAACCAGAAATACTTGTTTCAGCTGAAAAACTAATTGAACCTATTGAAGATATTTGGGAAGATTATTTATGA
- a CDS encoding aminotransferase class V-fold PLP-dependent enzyme encodes MLNNDDFRKHAHQVVDWIADYLQDVEKYPVKSPAKPKEIYNQLPDLAPENGEPFDVIMKDFQNIIVPGITHWQSPNFFAYFPANSSYPSVLAEMITAALGTQAMIWETSPSAAELEERVMNWLKEMIGIPQNFDGVIQDTASTATLASILTAREKISNYKINSHGLNACGDFRVYCSTETHSSIEKAVKIAGIGKQNLVKIEVDDKLSLKPDILSAAIEKDIAEGKKPLCVIASIGTTSTTSIDPIKSIAEICKKHELWLHVDAAFAGSALVLPEFRWMIEGIEMADSFVFNPHKWMFTNFDCSAYFVKDKESLIRTFEILPEYLKTRTRGKVNDYRDWGVPLGRRFRALKLWFVIRNFGVKGIQEKIRLHISLAKKYSEKINNHAEFEVLAPVTLNTICFRYKPDNINDEDTLNDLNEKLLHKLNDSGKLYLTHTKVKDNYSLRLSIGQTNVEQKHVEQAWQLIQNTSLELLHSR; translated from the coding sequence ATGTTAAATAATGACGATTTTAGAAAGCATGCACATCAGGTAGTTGATTGGATTGCAGACTATCTGCAGGATGTCGAGAAATACCCTGTAAAATCTCCTGCTAAACCAAAAGAAATTTATAATCAGCTGCCTGATTTGGCTCCTGAAAATGGTGAGCCTTTTGATGTGATCATGAAAGATTTTCAAAATATTATTGTGCCCGGAATTACACATTGGCAAAGCCCAAATTTTTTCGCATACTTTCCGGCAAATTCCAGTTATCCCTCGGTTTTAGCAGAGATGATAACCGCTGCTTTGGGCACCCAGGCCATGATTTGGGAGACGTCTCCTTCTGCTGCAGAGTTGGAAGAACGGGTAATGAATTGGCTAAAAGAGATGATTGGCATTCCTCAGAATTTTGACGGAGTCATTCAAGATACTGCATCAACAGCTACATTGGCTTCGATACTTACTGCACGGGAAAAAATATCGAATTATAAAATTAACTCACATGGCCTTAATGCATGTGGAGATTTTCGGGTTTATTGTTCTACGGAAACACATTCTTCCATTGAAAAGGCTGTGAAAATTGCAGGCATTGGAAAACAAAACCTTGTCAAAATTGAAGTAGATGACAAGCTGAGTTTAAAGCCAGACATTTTATCTGCAGCTATTGAAAAGGATATTGCAGAGGGGAAAAAACCACTTTGTGTTATCGCTTCAATCGGGACAACAAGCACAACATCAATTGACCCAATAAAAAGCATTGCCGAAATATGCAAAAAACATGAGCTTTGGCTGCATGTGGATGCTGCTTTTGCAGGCAGCGCTTTGGTCCTCCCTGAGTTTCGTTGGATGATTGAAGGAATTGAAATGGCTGACAGTTTTGTGTTTAATCCGCACAAATGGATGTTTACCAACTTTGATTGTTCCGCTTATTTTGTAAAAGACAAAGAATCCCTGATACGAACTTTTGAGATTTTGCCAGAATATCTTAAGACGAGAACAAGGGGTAAAGTAAATGATTATCGCGATTGGGGCGTACCACTTGGCAGGCGCTTTAGAGCGTTGAAGTTGTGGTTTGTCATTAGAAATTTTGGTGTAAAAGGCATTCAGGAAAAAATTCGTTTACATATTTCCCTGGCAAAAAAATACTCTGAAAAAATTAATAATCATGCTGAATTTGAGGTACTTGCACCAGTCACGTTAAATACAATTTGCTTTCGCTATAAGCCTGATAATATAAACGATGAAGATACCCTAAACGACTTAAATGAAAAATTACTTCACAAATTAAATGACTCAGGTAAACTGTATCTGACACATACCAAAGTAAAAGATAATTATTCTCTTCGTTTATCCATCGGCCAGACAAATGTTGAGCAAAAACATGTTGAACAAGCCTGGCAATTAATCCAAAATACAAGCTTGGAATTGTTGCATTCCCGGTAA
- a CDS encoding AbgT family transporter: MSKKTKNKKPLVDRFLTVIEKGGNALPHPATLFLIFALGVVVLSGIAAMFDLEVIHPGTKKIVTPFSLLSVEGMHMIFSEMVTNFTGFAPLGTVLVAMLGIGIAESSGLIGTALRLLVISAPKNLLTFVIVFAGILSNTASEVGYVLLVPLGAIIFLAMGRHPIAGMAAAFAGVSGGYSANLLLGTIDPLLAGLSQEAAHIIDPEYLVNPAANLYFMFVSTFFIAVVGTWVTEKIVVPRLGKYTGDEEPEEIRKLTKAEEKGLAYATVALVLCSLFLAIGIIPDGGYLRDPITDSWLKSPFMDGIVAFIFLISAICGIAYGWGAKTYKNDTEVMNGMGKAMETLGIYIVLVFFAAQFVAYFKWTNLGLIIAIKGAEFLQALDLGAIPLMLAFIALSSIINMFMGSASAKWAIMAPVFIPMFMLLGYSPELVQVAYRIGDSVSNIISPMMSYFALIVAFMARYDKNAGIGTVISTMLPYTFFFFIVWSILLIIWLIFGFQLGPDAGLYLTP, encoded by the coding sequence ATGTCAAAGAAAACTAAAAACAAGAAACCGCTTGTTGACCGGTTTCTGACAGTTATTGAAAAAGGCGGGAATGCTCTTCCTCATCCAGCCACACTCTTTTTAATTTTCGCTCTGGGAGTTGTCGTTTTATCAGGCATAGCCGCCATGTTCGATCTGGAGGTTATTCATCCGGGCACAAAAAAAATAGTTACACCTTTTAGCCTTTTATCGGTAGAAGGCATGCACATGATTTTTAGTGAAATGGTTACTAACTTTACGGGCTTTGCTCCCTTAGGCACCGTGCTCGTGGCTATGCTGGGTATCGGAATTGCAGAAAGCAGCGGACTTATTGGAACTGCATTGCGTCTTTTGGTTATTTCGGCTCCAAAAAATCTTTTAACTTTTGTGATTGTGTTTGCAGGTATTTTGTCAAACACGGCCAGCGAAGTTGGATATGTGTTACTTGTTCCTTTGGGTGCAATAATATTTCTGGCTATGGGTCGTCACCCGATCGCAGGTATGGCAGCAGCTTTTGCGGGCGTTTCCGGTGGTTATAGCGCAAACCTTTTGCTTGGTACAATCGATCCACTTTTAGCAGGCCTTTCACAAGAAGCAGCTCATATCATTGATCCTGAATACCTAGTTAATCCGGCAGCAAATTTGTATTTCATGTTTGTTTCAACATTTTTTATTGCCGTGGTTGGTACATGGGTAACTGAAAAAATTGTTGTGCCACGATTAGGAAAATACACAGGTGATGAAGAACCGGAAGAAATAAGAAAGCTGACTAAGGCAGAGGAGAAAGGTTTAGCATACGCAACCGTCGCACTTGTTCTTTGCTCATTATTTTTGGCAATAGGCATAATTCCTGATGGTGGCTATTTGCGTGATCCTATTACAGACAGCTGGTTAAAATCTCCTTTTATGGATGGGATTGTAGCGTTCATTTTTCTTATTTCTGCCATTTGTGGTATTGCATATGGTTGGGGTGCCAAAACCTATAAAAATGATACAGAAGTTATGAATGGTATGGGCAAGGCTATGGAAACTCTGGGCATTTATATTGTACTTGTTTTCTTTGCAGCCCAGTTTGTGGCCTATTTTAAATGGACAAATCTTGGATTGATTATCGCCATTAAGGGGGCCGAATTTTTGCAAGCTCTGGATCTTGGGGCAATACCTTTGATGCTGGCATTTATTGCACTCTCTTCCATTATAAATATGTTTATGGGTAGCGCTTCTGCAAAGTGGGCCATTATGGCGCCGGTATTTATCCCAATGTTTATGCTCCTTGGTTACAGCCCGGAATTGGTTCAGGTTGCATACAGGATTGGTGATAGCGTTTCTAATATCATTTCACCAATGATGTCATACTTTGCTTTGATTGTTGCTTTTATGGCCCGTTATGATAAAAATGCTGGTATAGGAACGGTCATATCAACCATGCTGCCTTACACATTTTTCTTCTTTATTGTATGGTCGATATTATTGATCATCTGGTTAATTTTTGGATTTCAGCTTGGTCCGGATGCTGGTTTATATTTAACACCTTAA